One genomic window of Aquisalimonas sp. 2447 includes the following:
- a CDS encoding class I SAM-dependent methyltransferase yields MSATGTTATGEAAATRRAGRVITLLAGVFLVSLAFLGLQITLTRVLSVALSHHYVFAVVSLALLGLGIGGIVVHALHRRWQRLDPSALLSGFGSLAALGIVLAIVLVTWMASLPGIHAYGLLFFGVIFLPFLVAGLFFAELYRQHSAFSGPLYGADLAGAAFGAVAAILVLNAWGGLGGSYVLALMAASGSALLLVGAQGQRRLAATVAAVALGVSALLAVLQASGMVGTSLPAGNNPEKEIHDAIHGPRDGEVADTRWSAFGRTDLITYAATDDHRDLYIDGTAGTPMYRFSGDFQAPGSAVETLESEFPGRFPFFFMDDDARDRALIIGPGGGRDVLLTARAGFESITAVEVNRELLDLVREQRDYSGGLYTDFDHIDVRHGEGRHYVKRSDETFDLIYMSLPVTNTSRSREGFALTENFLLTEQAIGEYMDHLTDSGQLVVVTHDELAILRLLRITVDALTARGMETAEAMEHIYILGSFPYPVFVVSADPFAPPQARNILQQAGRVGFSQNASYVPHVTDQGAMNPLLQALGMGRMSLEELVSQVEERGHNLSAVTDNRPFFYHFDQELPALVTGLFWAALGAAGFMLVYPLVRGFSHHGHGRRRLPRSVLLFGAIGLGFMLIEVSLVQRLTLFLGDPVLSLAVLLFALLVFMGLGSLASSRCRRTAFGKGIALAAVAVMALTALYGVVLPQVLDWLMPMGLAGRIFASVVLLAPLSFALGVPFPLAIRSLEAHRHGHAVPWMWGINGVFSVLGAVTAVVIAMTVGLSEVLFAGAACYLIVLLMTLETDGRPQAFSLRRG; encoded by the coding sequence ATGAGTGCAACGGGGACGACCGCCACCGGCGAAGCGGCGGCAACACGGCGGGCGGGCAGGGTCATCACCCTGCTCGCCGGGGTTTTCCTGGTTTCGCTGGCCTTCCTCGGGCTGCAGATCACTCTGACCCGGGTGCTCTCGGTAGCCCTGTCCCACCACTACGTGTTCGCCGTCGTCTCCCTGGCACTGCTGGGGCTGGGCATTGGCGGGATCGTGGTGCACGCCCTGCACCGTCGCTGGCAGCGGCTCGATCCGTCCGCCCTGCTCAGTGGGTTCGGTTCCCTGGCCGCCCTCGGCATCGTGCTGGCCATCGTCCTGGTGACCTGGATGGCGTCCCTGCCGGGCATTCATGCCTACGGGCTGCTGTTCTTCGGGGTGATTTTCCTGCCGTTCCTGGTGGCGGGCCTGTTCTTCGCCGAACTCTATCGACAGCACTCGGCATTCAGCGGCCCCCTCTACGGCGCCGATCTGGCCGGCGCCGCCTTCGGCGCGGTGGCCGCCATTCTGGTGCTCAACGCCTGGGGCGGGCTGGGAGGCAGTTACGTACTGGCGCTGATGGCGGCGTCGGGCAGCGCTTTGCTACTGGTGGGTGCGCAGGGTCAACGCCGTCTGGCCGCCACCGTCGCAGCCGTGGCACTGGGTGTCAGCGCGCTGCTGGCGGTGCTGCAGGCCTCCGGCATGGTGGGCACCAGCCTGCCGGCCGGCAACAACCCGGAGAAGGAGATCCACGACGCCATCCACGGCCCCCGTGACGGCGAGGTCGCTGATACCCGCTGGAGCGCTTTCGGCCGCACCGACCTGATCACCTATGCCGCCACCGATGACCACCGGGACCTCTACATCGACGGCACCGCCGGGACGCCCATGTACCGCTTCAGCGGCGATTTCCAGGCGCCGGGAAGCGCAGTGGAAACCCTGGAGAGCGAGTTCCCGGGGCGTTTCCCGTTCTTCTTCATGGACGATGACGCCCGCGATCGCGCCCTGATCATCGGCCCCGGCGGCGGTCGCGACGTGCTGCTCACCGCCAGGGCCGGGTTCGAGTCGATCACCGCCGTGGAGGTGAACCGGGAACTGCTGGACCTGGTGCGTGAGCAGCGTGACTACAGCGGTGGCCTGTACACGGACTTCGACCACATCGACGTCCGCCACGGCGAGGGGCGCCACTACGTCAAGCGCAGCGACGAGACCTTCGATCTGATCTACATGAGCCTGCCGGTGACCAACACCAGCCGCAGCCGCGAGGGCTTCGCGCTCACGGAGAACTTCCTGCTCACCGAACAGGCCATCGGCGAATACATGGACCACCTTACGGACAGCGGCCAGCTGGTGGTGGTGACCCATGACGAGCTGGCCATCCTGCGGCTGCTGCGGATCACGGTGGACGCTCTCACGGCCCGCGGCATGGAGACCGCCGAAGCCATGGAGCACATCTACATCCTCGGCTCCTTCCCCTACCCGGTATTCGTGGTCTCCGCCGACCCGTTCGCACCACCACAGGCGCGGAATATCCTGCAGCAGGCCGGCCGGGTGGGTTTCTCCCAGAACGCCAGCTACGTCCCCCATGTCACCGACCAGGGCGCGATGAACCCGCTGCTCCAGGCCCTGGGCATGGGACGGATGTCGCTGGAGGAGCTGGTATCACAGGTGGAAGAGCGTGGACACAACCTCTCCGCCGTCACCGACAACCGCCCGTTCTTCTATCACTTTGATCAGGAACTGCCCGCTCTGGTCACGGGTCTGTTCTGGGCCGCGCTGGGCGCGGCGGGGTTCATGCTGGTCTATCCGCTGGTGCGCGGCTTCAGTCACCACGGCCACGGCCGGCGACGACTGCCGCGCTCGGTCCTGCTGTTCGGCGCCATTGGCCTGGGTTTCATGCTCATCGAGGTGTCCCTGGTGCAGCGCCTGACACTGTTCCTTGGCGATCCGGTTCTCTCCCTGGCGGTGCTCCTGTTCGCGCTGCTGGTGTTCATGGGCCTGGGGAGTCTCGCCTCCAGTCGCTGCCGGCGAACTGCGTTCGGCAAGGGCATTGCGCTCGCGGCCGTCGCTGTCATGGCACTGACCGCACTCTACGGGGTGGTTCTGCCGCAAGTACTGGACTGGCTCATGCCCATGGGCCTGGCAGGTCGCATCTTTGCAAGCGTGGTACTGCTGGCGCCACTGTCCTTCGCCCTGGGCGTGCCGTTTCCACTGGCCATCCGCTCCCTGGAGGCGCATCGCCACGGCCATGCGGTGCCCTGGATGTGGGGTATCAACGGGGTATTTTCGGTGCTTGGGGCCGTCACCGCGGTGGTCATCGCCATGACGGTGGGTCTCAGCGAGGTTCTGTTCGCCGGTGCGGCGTGCTATCTGATCGTGTTGTTGATGACCCTGGAGACCGATGGCCGGCCCCAGGCATTCAGCCTGCGACGTGGTTGA
- a CDS encoding TRAP transporter small permease subunit, with amino-acid sequence MNALIAFVRFIDRINYYVGKYFVAWILFVIMSIALFEVVTRRIIGSPHAWTQEILVYLFCAHFVLALGYTLYYKEHVVVDVFTTMLPQRAQVVLETIVYLVFIGAFVYVMIPTAYDFAARSWASGERAPTAFNSPVYPAKTLIPISMVLLGIQLAGIVGKNVLFLVRGKSLEDA; translated from the coding sequence GTGAACGCCCTGATCGCATTCGTCCGATTCATCGACCGGATCAACTACTACGTCGGCAAGTACTTCGTCGCGTGGATCCTGTTCGTGATCATGAGCATCGCCCTGTTCGAGGTGGTGACGCGGCGTATCATCGGTTCGCCGCACGCCTGGACCCAGGAAATCCTGGTTTACCTGTTCTGTGCGCATTTCGTCCTGGCACTGGGTTATACCCTCTACTACAAGGAACACGTGGTGGTGGACGTGTTCACCACGATGCTTCCCCAGCGCGCCCAGGTAGTGCTCGAGACCATCGTCTACCTGGTATTCATCGGCGCGTTCGTCTACGTAATGATCCCGACAGCCTACGACTTCGCTGCACGCTCCTGGGCATCCGGGGAGCGCGCACCAACAGCGTTCAATTCCCCCGTGTATCCGGCGAAGACGCTGATTCCCATCAGCATGGTCCTGTTGGGCATACAACTCGCGGGAATTGTCGGCAAAAACGTCCTTTTCCTGGTCCGCGGCAAATCGCTTGAGGACGCATAA
- a CDS encoding HAD-IA family hydrolase, with amino-acid sequence MTITAVFWDFGGVLTTSPFENFRRYEEQHGLPRDFLRTINATNPDSNAWARFERSELGLDDFDQAFAEESAAAGHRVPGSDIIRLLSGQLRPEMVDALRRIRGQYRIACITNNVRAGEGPSMQPDAERAREIDAVMAEFEQVVESSRLGLRKPDPSIYRHACELMAVSPEEVVYLDDLGINLKPARELGMITIKVTDPDAALASLEEILGMRLRSG; translated from the coding sequence ATGACTATTACTGCGGTTTTCTGGGATTTTGGCGGGGTACTCACCACCAGTCCCTTCGAAAACTTCCGGCGCTACGAAGAGCAGCATGGGCTGCCCCGGGATTTTCTGCGCACCATCAATGCCACCAATCCCGACAGCAATGCCTGGGCACGTTTCGAGCGCAGCGAACTGGGCCTGGACGACTTCGATCAGGCCTTCGCCGAAGAGAGTGCCGCGGCGGGCCATCGGGTTCCGGGGAGTGACATTATCCGGCTGCTTTCTGGCCAGTTGCGCCCGGAAATGGTGGACGCGCTGCGCCGGATTCGCGGGCAGTACCGGATTGCCTGTATCACCAACAATGTCCGCGCCGGTGAGGGACCGAGCATGCAGCCCGACGCCGAGCGCGCCCGGGAAATCGACGCTGTGATGGCCGAGTTCGAGCAGGTGGTGGAATCATCCCGCCTGGGCCTGCGCAAGCCGGACCCGAGCATCTACCGCCACGCCTGTGAACTGATGGCGGTGTCGCCGGAAGAGGTGGTGTACCTGGACGATCTCGGCATCAACCTGAAGCCGGCTCGTGAACTCGGCATGATCACCATCAAGGTCACCGACCCCGACGCCGCCCTGGCCTCCCTGGAAGAGATCCTGGGCATGCGCCTGCGTTCCGGGTGA
- the rimM gene encoding ribosome maturation factor RimM (Essential for efficient processing of 16S rRNA), translating into MESAEELIVLGEISGIYGVAGWVRVYSYTDPRENILGYPVWRVQARDRWTALELQNGRRQGKAVVAQLQGCEDRDQARGLIGCKIAVPRAELPQPGEGEYYWADLQGLRVYNRDGTEFGTVTRLMETGANDVLVVSGERERLIPMVPDVYVLEVDLDAGVMEVDWDPDF; encoded by the coding sequence GTGGAGAGCGCCGAGGAGCTGATTGTTCTCGGGGAGATCTCGGGCATCTACGGCGTTGCCGGCTGGGTGCGGGTGTATTCGTACACCGACCCACGCGAAAACATTCTGGGCTATCCGGTGTGGCGCGTGCAGGCACGTGACCGCTGGACGGCGCTGGAACTGCAGAACGGGCGGCGTCAGGGCAAAGCCGTCGTGGCACAGCTCCAAGGTTGTGAAGACCGCGACCAGGCCCGCGGCCTGATCGGCTGCAAGATCGCTGTACCGCGCGCCGAGCTGCCGCAGCCCGGCGAAGGCGAGTACTACTGGGCCGATCTTCAGGGTCTGCGCGTGTACAATCGCGACGGCACGGAGTTCGGTACCGTGACGCGGCTGATGGAGACCGGCGCCAACGACGTGCTGGTGGTCTCCGGGGAGCGCGAAAGGTTGATCCCCATGGTGCCGGATGTCTACGTCCTGGAGGTGGACCTGGACGCCGGGGTCATGGAAGTGGACTGGGATCCGGATTTCTGA
- the trmD gene encoding tRNA (guanosine(37)-N1)-methyltransferase TrmD translates to MRVDVITLFPELVESVAAHGVTGRAARAGLLELVSWNPRADAGDRHGTVDDRSYGGGPGMVMKVEPLRTTIRRARQAVPVPASVVYLSPQGRRLQQNDVRDLAAQPRVILLCGRYEGIDERLLNTEVDDEISLGDFVLSGGEIPAMAVIDAVARWLPGALGHEDSAAADSFSDGLLDYPHYTRPESVDGLHVPGVLLGGDHQAIGRWRCKQALGRTWLRRPELLAGQELDADSRRLLREFIDEYRADDRDEPV, encoded by the coding sequence ATGCGCGTCGACGTGATCACGCTGTTCCCCGAGCTGGTGGAGTCGGTGGCAGCGCATGGTGTCACCGGACGGGCCGCCCGCGCGGGCCTGCTGGAGCTGGTGAGCTGGAATCCCCGCGCCGACGCCGGCGACCGGCACGGCACGGTGGACGATCGCTCCTACGGGGGCGGTCCCGGGATGGTCATGAAGGTCGAGCCGCTGCGCACCACCATTCGGCGCGCGCGGCAGGCGGTGCCGGTGCCGGCGTCGGTGGTGTACCTCAGCCCCCAGGGGCGACGGCTGCAGCAGAACGATGTCCGTGACCTGGCCGCGCAGCCGCGGGTCATTCTTCTCTGCGGCCGGTATGAGGGGATCGACGAGCGTTTGCTGAATACGGAAGTGGACGACGAGATCTCCCTGGGGGATTTCGTCCTTAGCGGCGGCGAAATTCCGGCCATGGCCGTGATCGACGCGGTCGCCCGGTGGTTGCCGGGGGCGCTGGGGCACGAGGATTCCGCCGCGGCGGATTCGTTCTCGGACGGGTTGCTGGATTACCCGCACTACACCCGGCCCGAGAGCGTTGATGGATTGCATGTGCCGGGCGTATTGCTCGGTGGCGACCACCAGGCCATCGGCCGGTGGCGGTGCAAGCAGGCTCTGGGACGGACCTGGCTGCGACGGCCGGAGCTGCTGGCAGGACAGGAACTGGACGCGGACAGCCGCAGGCTGTTGCGGGAATTTATTGACGAGTACCGGGCCGACGACCGCGACGAGCCGGTCTGA
- a CDS encoding PaaI family thioesterase — MTTDRDTDANAIRQQWEAEADTVRRRLKQADTNRLGTIAQYSGLEFLQAVFSGELPHPPIGETMSFLPIHAEHGRVVFQGTPAANHYNPIGSVHGGWAATLLDSCVGCAVQSTLPRGKGYTTLELKVNYVRALTPQTGPVRAEGRVIHAGGRVATAEGQLRDAAGRLYAHASTTCMIMDLPTAD; from the coding sequence ATGACCACCGACCGGGACACCGATGCCAATGCCATACGCCAGCAGTGGGAAGCGGAGGCAGACACCGTACGCCGCCGGCTGAAACAGGCCGACACCAACCGTCTCGGCACGATTGCCCAGTACAGCGGGCTGGAGTTTCTCCAGGCGGTATTTTCCGGCGAACTGCCACACCCGCCCATCGGCGAGACCATGAGCTTCCTGCCAATTCACGCCGAGCACGGTCGGGTGGTGTTCCAGGGCACGCCGGCGGCGAACCACTACAATCCCATCGGCTCCGTTCACGGGGGCTGGGCCGCCACGCTGCTGGACTCCTGTGTCGGCTGTGCCGTGCAGTCCACACTGCCCCGCGGCAAGGGCTACACCACCCTGGAACTGAAGGTGAACTACGTGCGCGCACTCACGCCCCAGACCGGGCCGGTCCGCGCCGAGGGGCGCGTGATCCACGCCGGCGGGCGGGTGGCCACCGCCGAGGGTCAGCTCCGCGACGCCGCCGGCCGACTGTACGCCCACGCCTCCACCACCTGCATGATCATGGATCTGCCTACCGCGGACTGA
- a CDS encoding DMT family transporter: MNRAFLERAFQGAPLLFLLLWASGFVFAAMGLAHTDPMTLLALRYFLVVLVLLPLFVALRPGLPESPTQWLHVCVVGLCIQVFFFGGVYMSLEYGLSAGAVALIASLHPIIVGALAAPLVGERVGIQGWLGLALGLLGAAIVIVTRMTVEAASLVGVLFAVLSLLAMTSATLYEKRFGVAQHPVTANIVQCGLGFLVLAPLAVLLEPVHIDWTGEFLIAMGYLVICNSLIAVTLLLALVRRGLASRVSALFFLVPPLSALIAWLILGEVMPVAAWGGIAVATVGVALISEPGQRAREALVARLRSP, translated from the coding sequence ATGAATCGGGCATTTCTTGAACGGGCCTTTCAGGGCGCCCCACTGCTGTTTCTGCTGCTATGGGCCAGCGGCTTCGTCTTCGCCGCCATGGGGCTCGCCCATACCGACCCGATGACGCTCCTGGCGCTACGCTACTTCCTGGTGGTGCTGGTGCTGCTGCCACTGTTCGTCGCACTCAGGCCCGGGCTGCCCGAGTCGCCAACGCAATGGTTACACGTGTGCGTGGTGGGCCTGTGCATCCAAGTGTTCTTCTTCGGCGGGGTCTACATGTCGCTGGAATACGGCCTGTCCGCCGGCGCCGTGGCCCTGATCGCCTCGTTGCACCCGATCATCGTGGGCGCCCTGGCAGCGCCGCTGGTCGGCGAACGGGTGGGGATTCAGGGATGGCTGGGGTTGGCACTGGGCCTGCTGGGCGCGGCCATTGTCATTGTCACGCGCATGACGGTGGAAGCGGCGTCACTCGTCGGCGTCCTGTTCGCGGTGCTCTCCCTGCTGGCCATGACCTCCGCGACCCTCTACGAGAAACGCTTCGGCGTGGCCCAGCATCCGGTCACCGCCAACATCGTCCAGTGCGGGCTGGGTTTTCTGGTGCTCGCCCCGCTGGCGGTGCTCCTGGAGCCTGTGCACATCGACTGGACCGGTGAGTTCCTGATCGCCATGGGCTATCTGGTGATCTGTAACTCGCTGATCGCCGTGACTCTGCTGCTGGCACTGGTTCGCCGCGGTCTGGCCTCGCGGGTATCCGCACTGTTCTTCCTGGTGCCGCCGCTGTCGGCTCTGATCGCCTGGCTCATTCTCGGCGAAGTCATGCCGGTGGCAGCCTGGGGTGGGATCGCCGTTGCCACCGTGGGCGTGGCCCTGATCAGCGAACCCGGTCAGCGGGCACGCGAGGCCCTGGTCGCCCGCCTGCGCAGTCCGTAA
- a CDS encoding TRAP transporter large permease subunit translates to MEAEITVLIMFLGVLIGILLGAPIAFVLAGLAIIFGYWELGERVFPMFANRMWSTASNSLLIAIPMFVFMASILERSGIADKLFQSLLYAFGKLNGSIALTVVILSAVFAAVTGVMGATVVSMSLMAIPAMMKYQYDKALATGTVAAGGTIGIIIPPSIMLVIMADQSGESVGRLFAAGLMPGLLLAGLYFLYILIRCWFQPHLGPALPKEERDRYSALQVTGMILLNMVPPVLLIFGVLGSIWFGYATPTEASAIGAFLALVMMTIYGRFSWQAVKEATWTTTRTSCMVLAVIVGATLFTQVFMAVGGRDVVTDLVLILDDQFGMWGTFAMMMLVVFLLGFLIDWIGIILITFPIFLPLGTLMGFNELWLIMMIAVNLQASFLTPPVGYALFYLKGTVPRGVTMMHIYKGVWPFLLLQVVAIVILAVFPEIITWLPQFVAR, encoded by the coding sequence ATGGAAGCAGAAATCACCGTCCTGATCATGTTTCTCGGGGTGCTGATCGGCATCCTGCTGGGTGCGCCCATTGCGTTCGTGCTCGCGGGCCTGGCCATCATCTTCGGTTACTGGGAACTCGGCGAACGGGTCTTCCCCATGTTCGCCAACCGCATGTGGAGCACGGCCAGCAACTCGTTGCTGATCGCAATACCCATGTTCGTGTTCATGGCATCGATCCTGGAACGCTCCGGCATCGCCGACAAACTGTTCCAGTCGCTGCTCTACGCCTTCGGCAAGCTCAACGGCTCCATCGCCCTCACCGTCGTGATCCTCTCCGCCGTTTTCGCCGCGGTCACCGGGGTGATGGGTGCCACGGTGGTGAGCATGTCGCTGATGGCCATCCCGGCGATGATGAAGTACCAGTACGACAAGGCCCTGGCTACGGGCACCGTGGCTGCCGGCGGGACCATCGGCATCATCATCCCGCCGAGCATCATGCTGGTGATCATGGCCGACCAGTCCGGCGAGTCCGTGGGACGACTCTTCGCCGCCGGCCTGATGCCCGGCCTGCTGCTTGCCGGCCTGTACTTTCTCTACATCCTGATTCGCTGCTGGTTTCAGCCTCACCTGGGGCCGGCGCTGCCCAAGGAGGAGCGGGACCGCTACTCCGCCCTGCAGGTCACGGGCATGATCCTGCTCAACATGGTGCCGCCGGTCCTGCTGATCTTCGGCGTACTCGGCTCCATCTGGTTCGGTTACGCCACCCCCACCGAGGCTTCGGCCATCGGCGCCTTCCTCGCCCTGGTAATGATGACGATTTACGGGCGCTTCAGCTGGCAGGCAGTCAAGGAGGCCACCTGGACCACCACCCGCACCAGTTGCATGGTGCTGGCGGTGATCGTGGGTGCGACGCTGTTCACCCAGGTGTTCATGGCCGTGGGTGGACGTGATGTCGTCACCGACCTGGTGCTGATTCTGGATGACCAGTTCGGCATGTGGGGCACCTTCGCCATGATGATGCTGGTGGTGTTCCTGCTGGGCTTCCTCATCGACTGGATCGGCATCATCCTGATCACGTTCCCGATCTTCCTGCCGCTGGGGACGCTGATGGGCTTCAACGAGCTGTGGCTGATCATGATGATTGCGGTAAACCTGCAGGCGTCGTTCCTGACGCCGCCGGTGGGGTATGCGCTGTTCTACCTCAAGGGCACCGTCCCCAGGGGGGTCACCATGATGCACATCTACAAGGGGGTGTGGCCCTTCCTCCTCCTGCAGGTGGTGGCCATCGTGATCCTGGCGGTGTTCCCGGAGATCATCACCTGGCTGCCGCAGTTCGTGGCGCGGTAA
- a CDS encoding M20/M25/M40 family metallo-hydrolase, protein MHRRGLVMALVLAVVVTVPLAALLWSTWMPGSPEARVGPLPDLRGRLLARQLHSDVVALADGIGERNMRTPGSMEASVRWIAGRLAGAGHAPERQTYRIRGGRFAGARVSNVIAEVPGTSRADEIVVLGAHYDTVPGSPGANDNASGVAVMLALAATFQDRPQARTLRFVAFANEEHPFFRTRDMGSQAYVRALQEAGDDVRAAISLDGVGYFSDAPGSQHYPMAPIAWFYPDRGDFIGFITRSRDAPLVRRAIGEFRHSGRIPSHGAALPEWVPGVTRSDHRSFWDGGFPAFLVTDTLPFRDPQYHRPGDTADRLDYLAMARVTLGLERSLEALANP, encoded by the coding sequence ATGCATCGGCGTGGCCTGGTGATGGCGTTGGTCCTGGCGGTGGTGGTTACCGTGCCGCTGGCGGCGCTGCTGTGGAGTACGTGGATGCCCGGCAGCCCGGAAGCCCGGGTCGGTCCGTTGCCGGACCTCCGGGGACGGCTGCTTGCCCGGCAGCTGCACAGCGACGTGGTCGCCCTGGCCGACGGCATCGGTGAGCGCAACATGCGCACGCCCGGGAGCATGGAAGCCAGCGTCCGGTGGATTGCCGGGCGCCTGGCCGGGGCGGGCCATGCGCCGGAGCGGCAGACGTACCGGATTCGCGGCGGCCGGTTCGCCGGTGCCCGGGTGAGCAACGTCATCGCCGAAGTCCCGGGTACCAGCCGTGCCGACGAAATCGTGGTCCTCGGCGCGCATTACGACACGGTTCCGGGGTCTCCCGGAGCCAACGACAATGCCTCCGGCGTTGCCGTCATGCTCGCCCTGGCGGCAACGTTTCAGGACCGACCGCAGGCGCGGACGCTGCGCTTCGTCGCCTTCGCCAACGAGGAGCACCCGTTCTTCCGGACCCGGGACATGGGCAGTCAGGCCTACGTGCGGGCCTTGCAGGAGGCGGGCGACGATGTCCGCGCCGCCATATCCCTGGATGGCGTGGGCTACTTCAGCGACGCGCCGGGCAGCCAGCACTACCCCATGGCGCCCATCGCCTGGTTCTACCCGGACCGCGGGGACTTCATCGGTTTCATTACCCGCAGTCGCGACGCGCCGCTGGTGCGGCGGGCGATCGGGGAGTTCCGTCACAGCGGCCGGATCCCGTCCCACGGCGCGGCGTTACCGGAATGGGTGCCCGGGGTGACGCGCTCCGATCACCGCTCGTTCTGGGACGGCGGCTTCCCGGCGTTTCTGGTCACCGACACCCTGCCGTTCCGGGATCCGCAGTACCATCGCCCCGGCGATACCGCTGATCGGCTTGACTACCTGGCCATGGCACGGGTGACGCTGGGACTGGAGCGCAGCCTGGAAGCGCTTGCCAATCCCTGA
- the rplS gene encoding 50S ribosomal protein L19, with product MTNIIDELNKEQIEALGQKVPDFAPGDTVLVQVRVREGNRERLQPFEGVVIAKRNRGLDSAFTLRKTSHGTGVERVFQTYSPLIESIKVKRKGDVRRAKLYFLRERSGKAARIREKV from the coding sequence ATGACCAACATCATTGACGAGCTGAACAAGGAACAGATCGAGGCCCTGGGCCAGAAGGTGCCGGATTTCGCCCCGGGCGACACGGTGCTGGTGCAGGTGCGTGTCCGTGAAGGCAACCGCGAGCGCCTGCAGCCCTTCGAGGGCGTGGTGATCGCCAAGCGCAACCGCGGCCTGGATTCCGCCTTCACTCTGCGCAAGACGTCCCACGGCACCGGTGTGGAGCGCGTTTTTCAGACCTACAGCCCGCTGATCGAGAGCATCAAGGTCAAGCGCAAGGGTGACGTACGGCGTGCCAAGCTGTACTTCCTGCGGGAGCGCAGCGGCAAGGCCGCCCGGATCCGCGAAAAGGTCTGA
- the rpsP gene encoding 30S ribosomal protein S16: protein MVTIRLARGGAKKNPFYYVVVTDSRQARDGRFIERLGFFNPVARGQEANNPLRLNLERVDHWLERGARPSERVDHLIKQARKEQQASA, encoded by the coding sequence ATGGTTACCATTCGTCTGGCACGCGGCGGCGCCAAGAAGAACCCGTTCTACTACGTCGTCGTCACCGATAGCCGTCAAGCGCGCGACGGCCGTTTCATCGAGCGCCTGGGCTTTTTCAACCCGGTTGCACGGGGCCAGGAAGCGAACAATCCGCTGCGCCTGAATCTCGAGCGCGTCGATCACTGGCTGGAGCGCGGTGCGCGCCCGTCCGAGCGCGTCGATCACCTGATCAAGCAGGCCCGCAAGGAGCAGCAGGCAAGCGCCTGA